The DNA segment CAACTTCTCTCGTCTCGGTAAGTGTCATTTAGAAGCTCGGTGAGTCTATTGCCACTTGATCAATCTTTCATTCGTGTTTCAATGTGCAAACTATGCAATTCGCTATTATTTGCCTCAACTTCTGTATACAATTCCTGAATCCCATACAATATAGCCATAATTAAGTTCTGCACAAATTCATTGTTGCGaccaagaaaataataataataataaaaaatacactcgctaatttaattaaacataacGTTTACAATGATATGTTCCAGGTTGCGAAAAATACAATTTTAGTATGGTCTGTAAGTGCAATAGTCATAACGTAATACAAATTTGGAGCGTTTGCAACGTGCATAGCTTACAGTTAAGTATCAAatcatataaaatattttaaaattaatcgGGGTTCCCATCccacattaattaaaatattaaaatgttacaaaaaaaaaaagaatacgtGACAGCAGGctccgaatatatatatatatatatatatatatatatatatatatatatatatatatatatatatataataatatatatatatatatatatatatatatatatatatatatatatatcagcatatttgatattcattaaattattaatttataagTGGAATGGATGTTTACTAAaactttttgtaaaagaaaatacagtattttattgacGTAACACTGAGAATAAGACAATTTGCACATATATAAACTTGGGAAATCGCATCAAGACAcctgtttcttcaaaattgtAACAGATTCCTCGTTTTATAAGGTAAAGGCTGTAttaattttataataaaaataatacgaATTCATATCAGTAATGctataaataaaacaactattCTACAGTTCTAGACATTACATTAATATGCCCATTGTTCAGTTTGCTTAAAGTTACGATTCCATAAAgcaaattgaaactaaattattattcTTGGAAcgcaaacgaaaaaaaaaacaaaacaaaataccgtGAATAAGCAATGCAGTAAAACCGTACGTTTTCActgctttgttttttctgtaggtaAAGGGATTGCAGCGGGTCAGGGCTGCACTGAAAGACTGCAGCACTTACCACCACCACCTCTACTACAGGATTACAAAGAAGAAAAGGACAGACCTTGTGGCCAAAACTCGCCGGCTTCAGAGGACAACAAACACAGCAACTCATCCAAGAAGAAGACCCGAACCGTTTTCTCTCGGAGCCAGGTGTACCAACTCGAGTCCACCTTCGACATGAAGCGCTACTTGAGCAGTTCTGAGCGGGCCTGCCTAGCCTCGAGCCTGCAGCTAACAGAGACACAGGTGAAGACTTGGTTCCAAAACCGCAGAAACAAATGGAAGAGGCAGCTATCCGCGGAACTAGACGCGGCCAACATGGCACATGCCTCCGCACAGACTCTAGTGGGGATGCCGCTGGTATTCAGAGACAATTCTCTTCTGAGAGTTCCAGTTCCAAGGTCCATTGCTTTCCCAACACCTTTCTATTACCCCGGGAGCAACCTACCAGCCCTACCTTTATACAATCTGTATAACAAGATTGAATACTGACTTtattccccccccaaaaaaacaaataaacaaacacaaaacctgGTTGAcacataaatgtatatttatataataaccTTACCTGTTGAAAATGTAGGCCTATCTTTCTTATTATGCAACAACTGGATGTGTAAATATGATAGCAATGTGCTTCTCTAAACGGCAAATACACCATGTgtatattaattattttgtagatttttttccccatttaaatAGCTACCCCTTGTTTAACCGAAACACCtgttatgtgaaaaaaataaagacattctGATGTTTTAATAACAggaaatttgacaaatcacaCTGAAATAAATTTCTTTACACATAGGTATGTCTTATtttttcatacacacacacacacgcacgcactataaacattgaaaataaatgaatagagaAAGATGGGTTTTGTCTTATTGATTTTATATTACCACAAATATCCGAATGCATAAACAACAGttgtaaaaacaaatttaaatgttGTCAGATTGATGAAATTGAATCTTTTAACCACACATAGTGTAGTATAAAAATgaagtattgtattattattattactactaggactacgactactaataatacagTTATTGGttttctacagaaaaaaaagttggGCTATACTATACCTCAATTAACTTATGCTGTTCTGCCCTCAGCAACATGTTCAGTAATAAGAACTGCCAAAGCTGACAAAGAAACAGcgagaagttaaaatgtaaaatcatAAAGAGAAGCCCCGTTTTCTCAGTGATCGTCACAATATGCATCAGTGTAAAATATAACAGTCTGCTTTTATCTTCAGCCCTAAGGGGGTTAATGTTGATCAACAGTTGGATTTGTGAGCATTGTAGCGCCTAATGGGGAATCATAATCGTGCTTACCCAGAGATTACCACTAAAAATGGCTAAGCCTGGTTCTATGATAAAAGTCTATAAGAAAACAGCTAGTGACGTATCACGTAGTGATAAAAAATTCCtccccctttattattattattattattattattattattattattatttatttcttagcagacgcccttatccagggcgacttacaatcgcaagcaaatacaaaatacattcaagtgttacaatacaagtaatacaataagagcaagaaatacaataattttttgttcaagtgtgacaaaccacaattcaataatacagctaGAGCTGGAAGAGTAAAATCAGAATCGGCTAAAGTAGCTTTACAAAAAGGCTACTCAAGGTCATGGGTAACGAATTCAATATTTTTCacgtgttttattaaaatataaaaacggGCATAGGTATACATAGACTATTTGTATACTGATTAATAATCTACGGTTTGGAGTGTGGTCTTTCCATCtagacatgttttgttttgtgtgtagttactgttgaaaaaaaaacgttAGTACTGATACGCTGTATGACTATTTAAATACCGATACAATTATTCAAATGTTTCGTCTTTATAATGGACCTGTGCTGATGTTTTTGGCAAAACTATTTGCCgaaaacacctttttttcaaCAGGAACTGTTTCATACGGGTGAGCATTTtaaattgcaaaaacaaaaagctTACCAACGAGTTCTTTCTTACCGAAACACTGAACTGATTTCACCATACACAACATTACTATCCTGGACTGCAGTAACTTTTAAAACTAACCCGTGCTGAACAGAATGGGAAAATGCCATTCCTGTATCACATGACACCAATGTCCTACATGACAACGGAAGTGCGTCAACAAGAAAGGAGGCGGGAATGTTTTGTAGTTCAAATAGACCAATAGGAGAACGTTTTGTTTCTTTGAGGCAAGGAAACAAGGGCCGAGACGGATAGCGCGGGGTGTTTAGTCAGCAAGGAAAAAGGAAGGGAAAGAAAATATTGTacgcgtgtgtgtatatatatgttaaatatttCTACTTCTgtgatttaatttttaaaataaccaagaCAAAGGTGAGTTTAATAAATATCGAtactgtgaatgttttttttttgtaaatataatgCGGTCTTtgttaaattatattattttgtcacGCGTTTTCAGGCCTTCTGTgttgttaattgtattattttattatttttttaaaaccttttgtctACATCGGGTATTTCTTTCTGTGCCACTGTTGAAATGCATTTCTGTTGTTGTGTGGACGAATCGTTGGTGTTTATTTGTAGAAGGTTAAAACAAACTAAGATAGAAAGAAGATTATGACGTATGTAGGTGGGAACGAAATATCTTCGTATACCTCGGTGGTATTTTGAATGGCTTTTTCTGACCAAGTAAAGTTGGTacgaaatgtaaaacaaatatcaTGATGTTGTTTAAACATCAGTATTGTGGCGATAAAAAACGTAAGACctaaaattaaaatggaaatgcCTCTGTTTCTTGTGTAATTTGGTGCAGATAAAACATATCACTAccacgtacgtgtgtgtgtgtgtgtgtgtgtgtgtgtgtgtatgtatgtgtatatatatatatatatatatgtatgtatatatatatatatgtgtatatatatatatatatgtatgtgtgtgtatatagatttaaataaattacaCGCACAATCTGTGAAAGCATTATACAGACCCATGATGAACTCCACTAAGAATTTGTTTGTGTGATAGAGAGGCACACTGAATCATGAAATCGTATACGTGTAGCATACTAGTACTACAGTTGTTACCAAGGCAGTCTCAGGGATTGGCAGAGCATTGTCTTATAAGAAAATACATCTGTGTAGCAAGAGGCAGTGTGTTTTTAAtgtcttatttgtttttttaaatgggtttgaACAGATTTGAAAGCCATTTTAAACCAAATTAAATGCGAGTAATTTTCTTGCATTTCTGGTTTAATACTGGATTGATTTCTACCCCAGATGACAGGTTCAAATGAATTTAAGCTAAACCAGGGCCCTGAAGATGGTATCTCTGCTGTCAAGTTCAGTCCAAGCACTGCACAGTTCTTGTTGGTTTCTTCCTGGGATACCACTGTCCGCTTGTTTGATGTTGGTGGCAACGCAATGAGGATGAAGTACCAGCACTCTGCCCCCGTTCTTGATTGTGCCTTTTATGTaagtgattatatatatttttttgaacaTATTAACAGATGGGAGTTTTGTGGATCTACTGTGACAATATTTCTTTTAGTTCAGTTCACCAACAGTTGGTtacaagtttaaaacaaacaaaaaaatctaaatcttgaCTCAAACACTCCAGGTTAACCTCGTCATGCCCCTGTAGTGTTCCCATAAATTCCCATCATCTCAAAGCTGTGTGACCTTTGCAAATACAGTCCCATAGTTGCGTAGATAGGCCActaaagccccccccccctcccctattTAGTCAAATTGGTCCAACCCTTCACCTCTAGGGGTTGTTAATTCACTACCCTTGTTTCATGCCTTTACCCTCTTGAGACCATATCACAGACTCTAGCAAACCAGGCACTATTGGCAGTCTCTGCCTGAGACACCTCCAGGACCGATTGATCGAAGGGGTGTTACATTCAGCaaactatatattgttttatataattatttttatttattttttattcccccTCCCAGGACCCCACACATGTTTGGAGTGGTGGCTTGGACCTGCAGCTGAAAACACACGATCTGAATACAGACCAAGGTAAGCTGTTTTCTCATAATAGAAAACCTGCCCAATTTGGTCCCCAACACACACTATTCTGCAATATTGTATACAGTGATTTTCAATGTTATCAAAGCAGTGTGGCAACAACTTGTTAATTTATTTGGTATCAAAATGTATTAATACAGAATGTAGTATTCTTGAACATGCTGGCTTATCTACTTTATTTTCTATTACTATAATTTTAACTTTCAACTATCACAATCTGTTTCTTACTATCCTATTTATTTACCAGGTAAAAACTGAGATGCAGCAATATCTACTCAGTTCAGCACTAATACTCCTCAATCTGAATTAAACCAATGAAGACATGCATACAAATTAACCATTTTGTCTACCCTCCACAGTATTGGTAGGGCTTCAAATATTAGGTCTTCTGATTTGGTTTCTAAGGTTTAAGAAATTAAATCCTTAAATGCCCCTTTTGGAGACTAAAGCTAAGTACACAATCCACCTATAATGTAGATCATGTAATAACAAGGGTGTTAATTctcactctttctttctttctttctttctcactcACTTACCTGCAGAAACGATAGTGGGTGCCCACGATGCTCCAATCCGATGTGTGGAGTACTGTCCCGAGGTGAATGTGATGGTGACCGGTAGCTGGGACAGATCGGTCAGACTTTGGGATCCCAGGACTCCATGTAATGCAGGAACCTTCTCACAGCCGGAAAAGGTTGGTTTTGTAtctcagggttctccccaggcttaatactatatttgcgccggctactttaaAATATTAGATTtccgggtattatcattcagtccatttgtcgtattattgtactgtaaggtgatatagtaCATAAgatatacatatgcaccaaaaaaaagcattgttgtgattgtaaaaatatgtacccaggtgcttgtgaggtGTTGGTGGTTCATGTATTgaggctgtatgcctttaagaagaaaggcatgatgggatatcagcagaacacttgtcagctgatatacaattacaaatgcttaagtccagaggtgctggattattacactccggtttcctgcaacagttgtgatggtgaccaattTGTGTGggcactgttgtgtaaaaaaatggttaaaatgaacaattgcattcaaaaaatgtggAACAGCAAAAAACAGACATGCATTAACAAATGAAAAGGTTACacatttgtgtgttattttgtttgaatttcaataaacctacgttatctttccctaGTCAAATTGCAGAGTGCCTAAATGAGAacagtaatttaccataataaaaaacaacaatgaaaaagaaaatgtagaacataaagagcaaccagatagtcaacgaaagacaacacattattcatattctttgtcgtattatatatttagggtaaggcaagtttatttttctgttaaaagtgcttcCGGCTATAATGTTTAGCCGCCGGGCTGTACAGagttcctggggagaaccctgtatcTACTACATTTTTGTATTGCTCCACCAAAGCCCAACAAGATTTTAAAGGGCACCAATGTTTTAAGGAGATTTACATTGTTGGCCAAACCATTCTCCTGCACTAGAATATTTCATCTACGAGACCTGAAGTGCATTTGTCTGTCAATAGAAATGTAAAACCTTCAACTCTAAATTATCAGTACTCCTAGTGTTTTTGTAAATCCGTACACATCTCTAATTGGGTAATCTGTCCGTTCTAAGCTTTTATACAATGTCTGGTAAATGAACTGCTGTGGGAGGGTAAGCTAGTGAGGTTAGCAGTATGCAACACACAGTCAAATATTGGCAACTAGTATTACTTTATAATGGATTGTTTTATCTTGAACTGCTAGATGCTTTTACAGTGGAATAGTATTGTTGGTGCTGATCACAATGAAAATGAGGCAGGGGGGTGAAAAGTGTTTAGCAAGTAAAGACAGCTAAAAGGTGTCAGCTGTTTGGCAACCCCTGAGCATCAGTGTGGCGATAGAATACCAGGAGTTGACGTGGATAAATACTTGACACATACAACACAGCAAGATTGTTTTTCTTCCATGTTTATCAAGCACTGCTGTTCTTGTTCAGGTGGAGTTACAGGTAAAGCATTACAAATATTTTGTATTCCAAATGTTCAAAGTATCCACACTTTCAGCTGTAACACCTGAACTTGCAGGAGAGCCCTTTTCTGTTTAGTTAGACTGCAGTATCTGTACTGTAGACTTGCATGATTCTATCTGTTGTTTGAAACCCCTAATCTATATGCTCAGTAAATTGTTGAGACACATCCGTTACTTCTGTCCTTACCCCCCCCTTTTTACAGTGAAAATGACCACATTACACAGCACATTACCACTGAATGGCTGTGTTGCTTGACAGATTATTCTTGACCCAGTTTCAGCGAAAGCCCTGCGTTGAGAATAAATGGATTGCATTAGATAGCGGCAGTGATTTATAGCTGAGTTTGGCATGTGCGCGGTAAAGGGATGAATTTGTGACA comes from the Acipenser ruthenus chromosome 13, fAciRut3.2 maternal haplotype, whole genome shotgun sequence genome and includes:
- the LOC117417670 gene encoding homeobox protein HMX2-like, with protein sequence MSNKEDRGSKCFPAPISSFTIQSILGTTSEGGRSGSKDTSIGALQRTRTLSVSSEEDCSAGEESCYKEPGCFCSEPGHNEPCNHQHQPINFSRLGKGIAAGQGCTERLQHLPPPPLLQDYKEEKDRPCGQNSPASEDNKHSNSSKKKTRTVFSRSQVYQLESTFDMKRYLSSSERACLASSLQLTETQVKTWFQNRRNKWKRQLSAELDAANMAHASAQTLVGMPLVFRDNSLLRVPVPRSIAFPTPFYYPGSNLPALPLYNLYNKIEY